From one Bradyrhizobium sp. Ash2021 genomic stretch:
- the glmM gene encoding phosphoglucosamine mutase gives MSRKYFGTDGIRGRANGLITPELALKVGQAAGLVFQRGDHRHRVVIGKDTRLSGYMIEYAMVAGFTSVGMDVLLLGPMPTPAVAMLTKSMRADLGVMISASHNLFEDNGIKLFGPQGFKLSDDVERQIEQLLDEPIARRLSQSASLGRARRIDGVHDRYIEFAKRTLPRDLSLDGLRVVIDCAHGAAYKVVPEALWELGADVVAIGVEPDGFNINKECGSTSPEALSRKVREMRADIGIALDGDADRVILVDERGHVVDGDQLLAVIAQSWKEDGRLSRPGVVSTVMSNLGLERFLQGHGIEMVRTPVGDRYVLEQMLSGGYNLGGEPSGHIILSDYTTTGDGFVAALQVLAVVQKLRRPVSEVCHRFDPLPQILKNVRYRSGKPLDDAEVKSAIVDGENRLNGHGRLLVRSSGTEPVIRVMGEGDDRILVEEVVDHIVSALGQAAAA, from the coding sequence ATGAGCCGCAAATATTTCGGTACCGACGGGATTCGGGGCCGTGCCAATGGGCTGATCACGCCGGAGCTCGCGCTCAAGGTGGGGCAGGCGGCAGGGCTGGTGTTTCAACGCGGCGACCATCGCCATCGTGTCGTGATCGGCAAGGATACGCGCCTCTCCGGCTACATGATCGAATACGCGATGGTTGCCGGCTTCACCTCGGTCGGCATGGACGTGCTGCTGCTCGGCCCGATGCCGACGCCGGCGGTTGCGATGCTGACCAAGTCGATGCGCGCCGATCTCGGCGTGATGATTTCCGCCTCCCACAATCTGTTCGAGGACAACGGCATCAAGCTGTTCGGTCCGCAGGGCTTTAAATTGTCCGACGACGTCGAGCGGCAGATCGAGCAGCTGCTCGACGAGCCGATCGCCCGCCGCCTGTCGCAAAGCGCGAGCCTCGGGCGCGCCCGCCGCATCGACGGCGTCCACGACCGCTACATCGAATTCGCCAAGCGCACGCTGCCGCGCGACCTCAGCCTCGACGGCCTGCGCGTGGTGATCGATTGCGCGCACGGCGCGGCCTACAAGGTGGTGCCGGAAGCGCTGTGGGAGCTCGGCGCGGATGTCGTCGCCATCGGGGTTGAGCCGGACGGATTCAACATCAACAAGGAATGCGGATCGACCTCGCCGGAGGCGCTGAGCCGCAAGGTGCGCGAGATGCGCGCCGACATCGGCATCGCGCTCGACGGCGACGCCGATCGCGTCATCCTCGTCGATGAGCGCGGGCATGTGGTGGATGGCGACCAGTTGCTCGCGGTGATCGCGCAAAGCTGGAAGGAAGACGGCCGGCTCTCGCGGCCGGGGGTTGTCTCCACCGTGATGTCGAATCTCGGGCTTGAGCGTTTCCTGCAAGGGCACGGCATCGAGATGGTGCGCACGCCGGTCGGCGACCGCTATGTGCTCGAGCAGATGTTGAGCGGCGGCTACAATCTCGGCGGCGAACCGTCGGGTCACATTATTTTGTCGGACTATACCACCACCGGCGATGGCTTCGTGGCCGCGCTGCAGGTGCTTGCGGTGGTGCAAAAACTCCGCCGCCCGGTATCGGAGGTCTGTCATCGCTTCGATCCATTGCCGCAGATTCTGAAGAACGTGCGCTATCGCAGCGGCAAGCCGCTCGACGATGCCGAAGTGAAGTCGGCGATTGTCGACGGCGAAAATCGGCTCAACGGCCATGGCCGGCTCCTGGTCCGCTCGTCCGGCACCGAGCCCGTGATCCGCGTGATGGGTGAGGGCGACGACCGCATCCTGGTCGAGGAAGTGGTCGACCACATCGTCTCGGCGCTCGGCCAGGCCGCGGCGGCCTGA
- a CDS encoding MFS transporter translates to MNKPVVVSEAAPVVQVPDVTPGFAVKAAAAGPAYVVLAGISFSHFLNDTMQSLIASVYPILKDSYALDFAQIGLITLAFQFTASLLQPVVGHFTDKKAQPFSLAIGMGFTFFGLLLLSVAHAYGVILIAAALVGLGSAVFHPESARIARLASGGRYGFAQSVFQLGGSFGTSMGPVLAALIVVPFGQPSIAWFSSIAFLAIVILWRIGVWYRPQIATRKLATVERHPDAPDQRRVRTALIVLVALLFSKQLYVSSLSSYYIFYLIDKFGVSTQAAQLYLFVFLAANAAGAFFGGPLGDRFGRKYVIWFSILGALPFTLALPYAGLFTGAVLTVFIGLILSSATSSIIVFAQELMPHRFGMISGVFFGVAFGIGGLGAAVLGKLADHTGIAFVYQICAFLPALGLLAVFLPKMPKSLR, encoded by the coding sequence GTGAACAAGCCCGTCGTCGTCTCCGAGGCAGCACCGGTCGTGCAGGTGCCGGACGTGACGCCCGGTTTCGCCGTCAAGGCGGCCGCGGCGGGGCCGGCCTATGTCGTGCTGGCGGGAATCAGTTTTTCGCATTTCCTCAACGACACCATGCAGTCGCTGATCGCGTCGGTCTATCCGATCCTGAAGGACAGTTACGCGCTGGACTTCGCGCAGATCGGCTTGATCACGCTGGCGTTCCAGTTCACGGCATCGCTGCTGCAGCCGGTGGTCGGGCATTTCACCGACAAGAAGGCGCAGCCGTTTTCGCTCGCCATCGGCATGGGCTTCACGTTTTTCGGCCTGCTACTGCTGAGCGTCGCGCACGCCTACGGCGTCATCCTGATCGCGGCGGCGTTGGTCGGACTGGGGTCGGCGGTGTTCCATCCGGAGTCGGCGCGGATCGCCCGCCTTGCTTCGGGCGGGCGCTATGGTTTCGCGCAATCGGTGTTCCAGCTCGGCGGCAGCTTCGGCACCTCGATGGGGCCGGTGCTGGCGGCATTGATCGTGGTGCCGTTCGGCCAGCCCTCGATCGCCTGGTTTTCATCGATCGCGTTCCTGGCGATCGTCATCCTGTGGCGGATCGGCGTCTGGTACCGGCCGCAGATCGCGACCCGGAAGCTTGCGACGGTCGAGCGGCATCCGGACGCACCGGACCAGCGGCGGGTCAGAACCGCGCTCATCGTGCTGGTCGCGCTGCTGTTCTCCAAGCAGCTCTACGTGTCGAGCCTGTCGAGCTATTACATCTTCTACCTGATCGACAAGTTCGGCGTCTCGACCCAGGCCGCCCAGCTCTATCTGTTCGTCTTCCTCGCCGCCAACGCGGCGGGCGCGTTCTTCGGCGGCCCGCTCGGCGACCGGTTCGGCCGCAAATACGTCATCTGGTTCTCGATCCTCGGCGCGCTGCCGTTCACGCTGGCGCTGCCCTATGCCGGCTTGTTCACCGGCGCGGTGCTCACCGTGTTCATCGGCCTGATCCTGTCGTCGGCGACGTCATCGATCATCGTGTTTGCGCAGGAACTGATGCCGCACCGCTTCGGCATGATCTCCGGGGTGTTCTTCGGCGTCGCCTTCGGCATCGGCGGATTGGGGGCGGCGGTGCTCGGCAAGCTCGCCGACCACACCGGCATCGCCTTCGTGTATCAGATCTGCGCCTTCCTGCCGGCGCTCGGGCTGCTCGCGGTGTTCCTGCCGAAGATGCCCAAATCCCTGCGTTAA
- a CDS encoding porin family protein, giving the protein MRSVKFLIAAGAASLLSSVAFAADMPIAVPYAPPVVEDFGGWYLRGDIGFSNQRVDRLNNVLDAGNTSSVQNLGFNTAGIFGLGVGYKVNNWFRADVTGEYRGNSQFLGSDHITFPGGVGTDTYHATKNEWVVLANAYVDLGTWWCVTPFIGAGVGGARVSINNFTDAGITNLGGGALPGLAFGDNVSKWNFAWAVHAGLAYKVTPNFTVELAYRYLDMGDGLTGDLRTFDGTNNVNNPTTFKNITSHDLKLGVRWNLDSPQPVYAPPLVRKG; this is encoded by the coding sequence ATGCGTAGCGTTAAGTTCCTCATAGCCGCTGGCGCGGCATCCCTGTTGTCGTCGGTCGCGTTTGCAGCCGACATGCCGATCGCAGTTCCTTATGCGCCGCCGGTCGTCGAAGACTTCGGCGGTTGGTATCTGCGCGGCGATATCGGCTTCAGCAATCAGCGCGTCGATCGCCTGAACAACGTGCTCGACGCCGGCAACACCTCGTCGGTGCAAAACCTCGGCTTCAACACCGCCGGCATCTTCGGCCTCGGCGTCGGTTACAAGGTCAACAACTGGTTCCGCGCCGACGTCACCGGTGAATACCGCGGCAATTCCCAGTTCTTAGGCAGCGACCACATTACCTTCCCCGGCGGCGTCGGCACCGACACCTACCACGCTACCAAGAACGAGTGGGTCGTGCTCGCCAACGCCTATGTCGATCTCGGCACATGGTGGTGCGTGACCCCGTTCATCGGCGCCGGCGTCGGCGGCGCGCGGGTCTCGATCAACAACTTCACCGATGCTGGCATCACTAACCTCGGCGGCGGTGCGCTGCCGGGCCTCGCCTTCGGCGACAACGTCTCGAAGTGGAATTTTGCCTGGGCGGTCCATGCCGGTCTCGCTTACAAGGTCACACCGAACTTCACCGTCGAACTCGCGTATCGCTATCTCGACATGGGTGACGGTCTGACGGGCGATCTGCGTACCTTCGACGGCACCAACAACGTCAACAACCCGACGACGTTCAAGAACATCACCTCGCATGACCTGAAGCTCGGCGTGCGCTGGAATCTCGACAGCCCTCAGCCGGTCTACGCGCCGCCGCTGGTGCGCAAAGGTTAA
- a CDS encoding outer membrane beta-barrel protein — translation MRRFLLAAMMFGAVTGARAADLSDLPILRGSYTDGLTSSKVNWQGFYIGGQGGYGSSDENFAGSNANMLAALLDHNVIQEMQVSQWNLGLAKQSARSSGYGGFTGYNWQWDDVVIGLEGSYLHGTFGGTNHATKALVSGSALSDGFFHSVAVDSSASISVSDMATLRARAAYAWGCFLPYLFGGVALGNADISHSVTVHDAVSRTISGPFTALATLNATDAVHNHLVYGYSAGLGVDVNVIGGLFMRAEWEYVRFTSSVDTSVNTVRAGLGYRF, via the coding sequence ATGCGTAGATTTCTGCTGGCGGCGATGATGTTCGGGGCGGTGACCGGCGCGCGCGCCGCCGATCTCTCCGATCTTCCGATTCTGCGCGGGAGCTACACCGACGGGCTGACCTCGAGCAAGGTCAACTGGCAGGGCTTCTATATCGGCGGACAGGGCGGTTACGGATCGTCCGACGAAAACTTCGCCGGTTCGAACGCGAACATGCTGGCAGCCCTGCTCGATCACAACGTGATCCAGGAGATGCAGGTCTCGCAATGGAATCTCGGTCTCGCGAAGCAATCGGCGCGTTCGTCGGGGTACGGCGGCTTTACCGGCTATAATTGGCAATGGGACGACGTCGTCATCGGCCTGGAGGGGAGCTACCTGCACGGCACGTTCGGCGGTACAAATCACGCGACCAAGGCTCTCGTCAGCGGCAGCGCATTATCAGACGGCTTCTTCCACAGTGTTGCGGTCGACTCATCGGCGTCGATCTCGGTTTCTGACATGGCGACGCTCCGCGCTCGCGCCGCTTATGCATGGGGTTGCTTCCTGCCCTATCTGTTCGGCGGAGTAGCGCTCGGCAATGCCGACATCTCGCATTCGGTCACCGTCCACGACGCGGTCAGCCGCACCATATCCGGGCCCTTCACCGCGCTGGCGACATTGAATGCGACGGATGCCGTGCATAATCACCTCGTCTACGGCTACTCCGCCGGCCTCGGCGTCGACGTGAACGTGATTGGCGGCCTCTTCATGCGCGCCGAATGGGAGTACGTCCGCTTCACTTCCAGCGTCGACACCAGCGTAAACACGGTCCGTGCAGGCCTCGGCTACAGGTTCTGA
- a CDS encoding glutathione S-transferase family protein, translating into MKIYGDTNSGNCLKVKWVCDKLALPYSWIAVDTLKRETRTAEFLKLNSAGQVPTVDFEDGRTLAQSNAIIRYLARGSDLIPADDFAQARMDEWLFWEQYSHEPYIAVCRFQMLYLGRPASDLDPDKVKRGYAALARMEHQLAITPFLVGNAISLADISLLAYTRVAHEGGFHLDGYAAVRRWIGETEKSLGLPPAR; encoded by the coding sequence ATGAAAATCTACGGCGATACCAATTCGGGCAATTGCCTGAAAGTGAAATGGGTCTGCGACAAGCTCGCGCTGCCCTATAGCTGGATTGCCGTCGATACGTTGAAGCGCGAGACGCGCACCGCCGAGTTTCTCAAGCTCAACAGCGCGGGGCAGGTGCCGACCGTCGATTTCGAGGACGGCCGCACGCTGGCGCAGTCCAACGCCATCATTCGATATCTCGCGCGCGGCAGCGATCTCATTCCCGCCGATGACTTCGCGCAGGCCAGGATGGACGAGTGGCTGTTCTGGGAACAATACAGCCATGAGCCCTATATCGCCGTCTGCCGTTTCCAGATGCTCTATCTCGGCCGGCCGGCCTCCGATCTCGATCCGGACAAGGTCAAGCGCGGCTACGCGGCGCTGGCGCGGATGGAGCACCAGCTCGCCATCACGCCGTTCCTGGTCGGAAACGCGATTTCGCTCGCCGACATTTCGCTGCTGGCCTATACGCGGGTGGCGCATGAAGGCGGCTTTCATCTCGACGGCTATGCCGCGGTGCGCCGCTGGATCGGCGAGACCGAGAAATCGCTCGGGCTGCCGCCCGCCCGCTGA
- a CDS encoding GNAT family N-acetyltransferase yields the protein MTPISQVTIRRARRDDVGIIVKMLADDRLGGARERLEDPLPDCYFEAFETVERDPNLQLMVAVDGEGAVVGCLQLCILPGLSSQGASRALIEDVRVASHCRSRGIGEQLLQWAVAEARAKGCKLVELLTHQTRVDAQRFYERLGFGRSHVGMTLRF from the coding sequence ATGACACCGATCTCGCAGGTCACCATCCGCCGCGCCCGCCGCGACGACGTCGGCATCATCGTCAAAATGCTGGCGGACGATCGGCTCGGCGGCGCGCGGGAGCGGCTCGAAGATCCGCTGCCGGATTGCTATTTCGAGGCGTTCGAGACGGTCGAGCGCGATCCGAACCTCCAGCTCATGGTCGCCGTGGACGGCGAGGGGGCCGTGGTCGGCTGCCTGCAGCTCTGCATCCTGCCGGGACTGAGCTCGCAGGGCGCCTCGCGCGCGCTGATCGAGGACGTTCGCGTCGCCAGCCATTGCCGCAGCCGCGGCATCGGCGAACAGCTGCTGCAATGGGCCGTCGCCGAGGCGCGCGCCAAAGGCTGCAAGCTGGTCGAACTGCTCACCCACCAGACCCGCGTCGATGCGCAACGGTTTTACGAGCGGCTCGGATTCGGGCGAAGCCATGTCGGCATGACCTTGAGATTCTGA
- a CDS encoding phosphoserine transaminase, whose translation MTVAKPASRPNVPHFSSGPCAKRPGWTPENLKDAALGRSHRAKIGKAKLKLAIDLTREVLEVPADYRIGIVPASDTGAVEMALWSLLGARPVTTIAWESFGEGWVSDIVKELKLKDVTKLHAGYGEIPDLSKVDQASDVVFTWNGTTSGVRVPNADWISATREGLTICDATSAAFAQALDWQKLDVVTFSWQKALGGEAGHGMLVLSPRAVARLESYKPAWPLPKIFRMTKGGKLNEGIFEGETINTPSMLCVEDYLDALHWGKTIGGLKALIARADANTKVLADWKAKTPWIDFLAKDPAIRSNTSVCMKVIDPAITSLSADAQADFSKKLVALVEKEGAGYDFAHYRDAPAGLRIWCGATVEARDVALLTQWIDWAFAEMKSSLAKAA comes from the coding sequence ATGACTGTAGCGAAGCCCGCTTCGCGGCCCAATGTGCCGCATTTCTCCTCCGGCCCCTGTGCCAAGCGCCCCGGCTGGACCCCCGAAAATCTCAAAGACGCAGCCCTTGGCCGTTCGCATCGCGCGAAGATCGGTAAAGCGAAGCTCAAGCTCGCGATCGACCTGACGCGCGAAGTGCTTGAAGTGCCCGCCGATTACAGAATAGGCATCGTGCCGGCCTCCGATACCGGCGCGGTCGAGATGGCGCTGTGGTCGCTGCTCGGCGCGCGGCCCGTCACCACCATCGCCTGGGAATCCTTCGGCGAGGGCTGGGTCAGCGATATCGTCAAGGAACTGAAGCTCAAGGACGTCACCAAGCTGCATGCCGGCTATGGCGAGATTCCAGATCTCAGCAAGGTCGATCAGGCGTCCGACGTTGTCTTCACCTGGAACGGCACCACCTCGGGCGTCCGCGTCCCCAATGCTGACTGGATCAGTGCCACCCGCGAAGGCCTCACCATTTGCGACGCGACTTCCGCCGCGTTCGCGCAAGCCCTCGACTGGCAAAAACTCGATGTCGTCACGTTCTCCTGGCAGAAGGCGCTGGGCGGCGAGGCCGGTCACGGCATGCTGGTGCTGTCGCCCCGCGCGGTCGCGCGGCTCGAGAGCTACAAGCCGGCCTGGCCGCTGCCAAAGATCTTCCGCATGACCAAGGGCGGCAAGCTCAACGAAGGCATTTTCGAGGGCGAGACCATCAACACGCCGTCGATGCTGTGCGTCGAAGACTATCTCGATGCGCTGCACTGGGGGAAAACGATCGGCGGCCTCAAGGCCCTGATCGCGCGCGCCGACGCCAACACCAAGGTGCTGGCCGACTGGAAGGCGAAGACGCCGTGGATCGATTTCCTGGCGAAAGATCCGGCGATCCGGTCCAACACCTCGGTGTGCATGAAGGTGATCGATCCCGCGATCACGTCGCTCTCCGCCGACGCGCAGGCGGATTTCTCCAAGAAGCTGGTCGCGCTCGTGGAGAAGGAAGGCGCCGGTTACGATTTCGCGCATTACCGCGATGCACCGGCGGGCTTGCGGATCTGGTGCGGCGCCACCGTGGAAGCCAGGGACGTCGCGCTGCTGACGCAGTGGATCGACTGGGCTTTTGCCGAGATGAAGTCGTCGCTCGCGAAAGCGGCGTAA
- the serA gene encoding phosphoglycerate dehydrogenase: protein MSKPKVLISDALSPAAVQIFKDRGIEVDFQPNLGKDKDKLAEIIGDYDGLAIRSATKATAKILEKAKKLKVIGRAGIGVDNVEIPAATARGIIVMNTPFGNSITTAEHAITLMLALAREIPQADASTQAGKWEKNRFMGVEITAKTLGVVGCGNIGSIVADRALGLRMKVIAFDPFLSPERAKDIGVEKVELDDLLKRADFITLHTPLTEKTKNIIDAAALAKMKPGVRIVNCARGGLVDEQALVDALNSKHVAGAAFDVFVEEPATKNVLFGHPNVICTPHLGAATTEAQENVALQVAEQMSDYLLTGAISNAVNFPSITAEEAPKLKPFIALAEKLGSFAGQLTETGILKVQITYEGHVAEMKIKAITSAVLSGLLRPMLGEVNVVSAPVVAKERGMVVDEIVRAAQSDYESLITVAVTTERQERAVSGTVYHDGKPRLVDIKGIRVDAEFGKSMIYVTNEDKPGFIGAFASLLGDAKINIATFHLGRHKQGGDAIALVEIDGAVPADVLAKVQGLPQVKQAKALVF, encoded by the coding sequence ATGTCCAAACCCAAAGTTCTCATTTCCGACGCGCTTTCACCCGCCGCCGTGCAGATCTTCAAGGATCGCGGCATCGAGGTCGACTTCCAGCCCAATCTCGGCAAGGACAAGGACAAGCTCGCCGAGATCATCGGCGATTATGACGGGCTTGCGATCCGCTCCGCCACCAAGGCGACCGCGAAAATCCTGGAGAAGGCGAAGAAGCTGAAGGTGATCGGTCGCGCCGGCATCGGCGTCGACAATGTCGAGATTCCGGCCGCCACCGCCAGGGGCATCATCGTGATGAACACGCCGTTCGGCAATTCGATCACGACCGCCGAACATGCCATCACCCTGATGCTGGCGCTGGCGCGCGAAATTCCGCAGGCCGACGCCTCGACGCAGGCCGGCAAGTGGGAGAAGAACCGCTTCATGGGCGTCGAGATCACCGCCAAGACGCTGGGCGTGGTCGGCTGCGGCAATATCGGCTCGATCGTCGCCGACCGCGCGCTCGGCCTGCGCATGAAGGTGATCGCGTTCGATCCGTTCCTGTCGCCCGAGCGCGCCAAGGATATCGGCGTGGAGAAGGTCGAGCTCGACGACCTGCTCAAGCGCGCCGATTTCATCACGCTGCACACGCCGCTGACCGAGAAGACCAAAAACATCATCGACGCCGCGGCGCTGGCGAAAATGAAGCCGGGCGTGCGCATCGTCAACTGCGCCCGCGGCGGACTGGTCGACGAGCAGGCGCTGGTCGATGCGCTGAACTCGAAGCATGTCGCCGGCGCTGCCTTCGACGTGTTCGTCGAGGAGCCGGCGACCAAGAACGTGCTGTTCGGCCATCCCAACGTGATCTGCACGCCGCATCTCGGCGCTGCCACCACCGAAGCGCAGGAGAACGTCGCACTTCAGGTCGCCGAGCAGATGTCTGACTATCTTCTGACCGGCGCGATCTCCAACGCCGTGAACTTCCCCTCGATCACGGCCGAAGAGGCGCCGAAGCTGAAGCCGTTCATTGCACTGGCCGAAAAGCTCGGCTCGTTCGCCGGCCAGCTCACCGAAACCGGAATCCTGAAAGTCCAGATCACCTATGAGGGCCATGTCGCCGAGATGAAGATCAAGGCGATCACCTCGGCGGTACTGTCGGGCCTGCTGCGGCCGATGCTGGGCGAGGTCAACGTGGTCTCGGCGCCGGTCGTCGCCAAGGAGCGCGGCATGGTGGTGGACGAGATCGTCCGCGCCGCGCAGAGCGACTATGAAAGCCTGATCACGGTCGCCGTCACGACCGAGCGGCAGGAACGGGCGGTGTCCGGCACCGTCTATCACGACGGCAAGCCGCGGCTGGTCGACATCAAGGGCATCCGTGTCGATGCCGAGTTCGGCAAGTCGATGATCTATGTCACCAATGAGGACAAACCGGGATTCATCGGCGCGTTCGCGAGCCTGCTCGGCGATGCCAAGATCAACATCGCGACCTTCCATCTCGGCCGGCACAAGCAGGGCGGTGACGCCATCGCGTTGGTCGAAATCGACGGCGCGGTACCCGCCGACGTGCTTGCCAAGGTGCAGGGACTGCCGCAGGTCAAGCAGGCCAAGGCTTTAGTATTCTAG
- a CDS encoding mucoidy inhibitor MuiA family protein — protein MRTIANSLVTTSLVVVAALAAGPVWAADVDASSAVDAVTVYPDGASVTRLITLDLPSGDNTLVAKDFPLTLDPSSLRVEGEAGAKLTIGAIDTRPPRAAPPVNLPELDKRIEALKDERANLDGAINAATARRKFAERFAETSPAGLGEKGEARPIAEWRAAFAAVADEVASADSAIRDAERKQRDIDRDIARLESDRAQKPPRKLEVRIDLATAAATRATLRVTYTVRNARWAPLYDARLDTGAKDRKPALELVRRAEITQSTGEDWSNVALAVSTVRTARGGSAPELNSLIVQYPQPPRPMGAVSSLSDAKLRAMPAPMPESAAPEQGGKRADEQQAVAEVGGFQVMFKISGRVSVGASEGAKSLLVSTATIAPELAVRAVPVTDPTAFLEASFKQGEDAPLLPGRIAIYRDGVFVGRGQMAGAGKDETVRLGFGADDKVKIERSVVRRNEGSAGLIVTTSKTDERSFKTSVRNGHDFPIKIAIEDQLPVSENEDIVVEMLPATTAPTATNLRDKRGVLEWAFEAKPGEVRDIAFAWRVRWPKDKAVIMAPAG, from the coding sequence ATGCGAACGATTGCGAACAGTCTTGTCACGACCAGTCTGGTCGTTGTGGCCGCCTTGGCCGCCGGTCCGGTGTGGGCGGCCGATGTCGACGCCAGCTCGGCGGTCGATGCCGTCACAGTCTATCCCGATGGCGCCAGCGTCACACGGCTCATCACGCTCGATCTTCCGTCCGGCGACAACACGCTGGTCGCAAAAGATTTTCCGCTGACGCTGGATCCGTCCTCGCTGCGCGTCGAGGGCGAGGCGGGTGCAAAGCTCACGATCGGCGCCATCGACACCAGGCCGCCGCGCGCGGCGCCGCCGGTCAATCTGCCGGAACTCGACAAGCGCATCGAAGCGCTGAAGGACGAGCGCGCCAATCTCGATGGTGCGATCAATGCCGCCACCGCGCGCCGCAAGTTTGCCGAGCGATTTGCTGAAACCTCGCCGGCAGGGCTCGGCGAGAAGGGCGAGGCGCGTCCGATCGCCGAATGGCGCGCGGCTTTTGCCGCGGTCGCCGACGAAGTCGCAAGCGCCGACAGCGCGATCCGCGACGCCGAGCGCAAGCAGCGCGACATCGACCGCGACATCGCGCGGCTGGAATCCGATCGCGCGCAGAAACCGCCGCGCAAGCTCGAGGTCCGGATCGATCTTGCGACTGCTGCTGCGACCAGGGCGACGCTGCGGGTGACCTACACCGTGCGCAATGCGCGCTGGGCGCCGCTGTACGACGCAAGGCTCGACACCGGCGCGAAGGACCGCAAGCCCGCGCTCGAACTGGTGCGGCGCGCCGAAATCACCCAGAGCACCGGCGAGGACTGGTCGAATGTCGCGCTCGCCGTTTCCACCGTCCGGACCGCACGCGGCGGCAGCGCGCCCGAGCTGAATTCGCTGATCGTGCAATATCCGCAACCGCCGCGGCCGATGGGTGCGGTGAGCTCGCTCTCGGATGCAAAACTTCGCGCGATGCCGGCGCCGATGCCGGAGTCGGCGGCGCCCGAGCAAGGCGGGAAACGAGCCGACGAGCAGCAGGCGGTGGCTGAAGTCGGCGGCTTCCAGGTGATGTTCAAAATTTCGGGCCGCGTCAGCGTCGGCGCCAGCGAGGGCGCCAAGAGCCTGCTTGTGTCGACCGCGACCATTGCGCCCGAACTCGCGGTCCGCGCGGTGCCGGTCACGGATCCCACCGCGTTTCTCGAGGCAAGTTTCAAGCAAGGCGAGGACGCGCCGCTGCTGCCGGGCCGGATTGCGATCTATCGCGACGGCGTATTCGTCGGCCGCGGCCAGATGGCGGGTGCCGGCAAGGACGAAACCGTGCGGCTCGGCTTCGGCGCCGACGACAAGGTCAAGATCGAACGCTCTGTCGTCAGGCGCAACGAGGGTTCGGCAGGCCTGATCGTGACGACGTCGAAGACCGACGAACGTTCGTTCAAGACCAGCGTGCGCAACGGCCATGATTTCCCGATCAAAATTGCGATCGAGGATCAGTTGCCGGTCAGCGAGAACGAGGACATCGTGGTCGAGATGCTGCCGGCGACGACGGCGCCGACCGCGACCAATCTGCGCGACAAACGCGGCGTGCTCGAATGGGCGTTCGAGGCCAAGCCGGGCGAGGTCAGGGATATCGCATTCGCTTGGCGCGTGCGCTGGCCCAAGGACAAGGCCGTGATCATGGCCCCGGCCGGCTGA